GTCCGGCCGCTTCTTCGTAGCCCGTCGTGCCGTTTACCTGACCTGCGAAATACAGACCGTGTACGGCGCGCGATGCGAGCGTCGAGGACAGTTGCGTGGGCGGATAATAGTCGTACTCGATCGCGTAGCCGGCGCGCGTCATGCGCACGTCTTCGAGACCGCGCACACTGCGCAGGATGGCGAGTTGCACCGGTGCCGGCAGCGACGTCGACAGCCCGTTCACATACAGCTCGCTCGTGTCGTGTCCCTCCGGCTCGAGAAAGAGCTGGTGCTGCGCCTTGTCGGGAAACTTCACGACCTTGTCTTCGACACTCGGGCAATAGCGCGGACCGCGCGATGCGATCGCACCACCGTACATCGCCGACTCGGCGAGATGCATGGCGATGATCGACGTACCCGCTTCGTCGAGCATCGTGAGCCAGCAGGGCATCTGCGCCGGATGACGCGTGTGTTGCGCACCGTCGATGAGCGCCGCGCGAGGCGTCGTCCAGAAATGCGACCACGAATAGTCGAACTGTTCGATTTCGCTGTGCTGCAATGTGAGATCGTTCGTACGCACGCTGCGTCCATCGATGCGCGGCGGCGTCCCCGTCTTGAAGCGCTCCGTGGTGAGGCCGAGCGCGTCGAGCTGTTCGCCGAGCAACACCGACGAGGCTTCACCGGCGCGACCGCCGCTGATCTGCGTACCGGTGCCGATGTGCATCTTGCCGCGACCGAACGTGCCGGTGGTGAGCACGACCGCGCGTGCACCGAAGCGACGACCTTCCAGCGTTTCCACGCCCGACACGCGCTCGCCGCTCCCGTCGAACAGCAGCCGGGCCACCATGCCCTGGACGGTGACGAGGTTCGGCTGCGCTTCGAGCAGCTGTCGCACGGCGCGTCGATAAAGTCCGCGATCGCACTGCGCACGCGGCGCCCACACGGCAGGGCCCTTTCCGCGGTTGAGCATCCGAAACTGCACCGAGGCCAGGTCGGTGGCGCGCGCCATGATGCCGCCCAACGCGTCGACTTCACGCACCACTGTGCCTTTGGCGATGCCACCGATGGCCGGGTTGCACGAGAGTTGTCCGATCTGCTCGAGGGCGCCGGTGATCAGCGCCACCGAGGCACCCGATCGGGCGGCGGCCACGGCGGCCTCCGTTCCCGCGTGTCCGGCGCCGATCACAACGACGTCGAACGACGCCTCGACGACATCGCTGGCAGCGGCAGCGCCGGCGGTGGAGTGCAACTGGTGGGTGGGGGGTACGCTCATATCGCTTGAAGCTAGACGCGGTAGCAAGCCAGTTCCGCCGCGACCGCCTGCGCTGCTATATCCCGATATATCCTTGAGACATTGCCCCATCCTCACCTGCCGACCACGAACGCTCATGCCGCTGATCCTCCCGAACACCGCGCCCACCTTGCTGATCCGGAAGTCGGCGTTCGAACGCGTCGAGATGACCCGCGCTCAGGTGGACGAAGCGCTGGGGCTCACACCTGACGAATTCCGGATCGAAGGGTCGTTGATCGCGATCGGACCGCTGGTCGGCGAGGACACACTGAGTGACCTGATCGAACGCCTCGAAGCCGCGGGACTCGTGTATTACGACGATTTCTTCGAGTTGAGCGGCAACTGGCCCGAATGGCTCCGGCTCTTCGCCATGGATGCCTCGATCTGATTGACCAGCTTACGATGTCGTTCAGCGGACAACCACACGTCGCTCCGCCGGAGCACCCCTTCCCAGCCGCAGCCAATACACC
The Gemmatimonas sp. DNA segment above includes these coding regions:
- the mnmG gene encoding tRNA uridine-5-carboxymethylaminomethyl(34) synthesis enzyme MnmG; its protein translation is MSVPPTHQLHSTAGAAAASDVVEASFDVVVIGAGHAGTEAAVAAARSGASVALITGALEQIGQLSCNPAIGGIAKGTVVREVDALGGIMARATDLASVQFRMLNRGKGPAVWAPRAQCDRGLYRRAVRQLLEAQPNLVTVQGMVARLLFDGSGERVSGVETLEGRRFGARAVVLTTGTFGRGKMHIGTGTQISGGRAGEASSVLLGEQLDALGLTTERFKTGTPPRIDGRSVRTNDLTLQHSEIEQFDYSWSHFWTTPRAALIDGAQHTRHPAQMPCWLTMLDEAGTSIIAMHLAESAMYGGAIASRGPRYCPSVEDKVVKFPDKAQHQLFLEPEGHDTSELYVNGLSTSLPAPVQLAILRSVRGLEDVRMTRAGYAIEYDYYPPTQLSSTLASRAVHGLYFAGQVNGTTGYEEAAGQGVIAGLNAARWVQEREPVILGRETSYIGVLIDDLVTRGVDEPYRLFTSRSEFRLTVRQDNALARLGEIADGLGLLAPAEQAQMAVRLGAVREAYALAERTSMTPMVADPLLLAVGSAPLLHAVRAIELTRRQDVSLQVLFAAAGVGDDLPVDAVVGAELEIKYERYFEKERNRANRLKAQGSVSLPESLDYEAMTTISIEARQKLTRIRPATLAQAGQIPGISPADLQNLLMELRRTLPE